In Sporosarcina sp. PTS2304, a genomic segment contains:
- a CDS encoding TetR/AcrR family transcriptional regulator, whose translation MRNNKKFQGIRDIRQLQLKDAAIELFGMKGYAATKISEITNKAEISHGLFYHYFKSKEDLYVHVILELLESLLNTINDVEEKYDNPLEQLKQLTEVTHSGSLKEGVYRHILIIQALYSDHLPVEVKKEIVEKYREMVQRIALIIEKGQKNGEFIEGDAEELAIYHLSLVHGLLLSNARKMVPIEVSADKVLRQLTRKATEEDSE comes from the coding sequence TTGCGTAATAATAAAAAGTTTCAAGGTATTCGTGATATAAGGCAACTGCAGTTAAAAGATGCCGCAATTGAGTTATTTGGAATGAAAGGGTATGCCGCAACGAAAATTAGTGAAATTACAAACAAAGCAGAGATTAGTCATGGATTGTTTTATCATTACTTTAAATCTAAAGAAGATTTATATGTTCATGTAATTTTAGAATTACTAGAATCATTGCTGAATACGATCAACGACGTAGAAGAAAAATACGACAATCCTCTTGAACAATTAAAACAACTTACAGAAGTGACTCATTCGGGTTCGTTAAAAGAAGGTGTATACCGCCACATATTAATCATTCAAGCGTTATATTCGGATCATTTACCTGTAGAAGTTAAAAAAGAAATAGTAGAAAAATACCGAGAAATGGTTCAGAGGATAGCTTTAATCATTGAAAAAGGACAAAAAAACGGAGAATTTATTGAAGGTGATGCTGAAGAGTTGGCGATTTATCATTTGTCATTAGTTCATGGATTGCTTTTATCTAATGCACGTAAAATGGTGCCGATTGAAGTATCTGCAGACAAAGTTCTTCGCCAACTAACAAGAAAGGCTACAGAGGAGGATTCCGAGTGA
- a CDS encoding DUF3891 family protein, with the protein MIVREHEKEFILIEQHNHGHLAKDIMSKFSKAMFPEDRWRESILTAIANHDIGWSSFDRQPFWNDEKLAPYRFTDFPLLPKIVLYKQGIDCVETMDPYAAMLCSFHYEQFIENNEEREAKQFVEQEHKRRERLASQVEGFNHILFEKHYALLQLGDNFSLYCCVNDPGVTKEHEHIFFQNGIPSPSVFPELPSGRIPIHFADEHSIRVEHFPFTEGFSVEYIQRVIRKDTIAEVGLQAVYDQANEERITLHFC; encoded by the coding sequence ATGATCGTACGTGAGCATGAAAAAGAATTCATTTTGATTGAACAGCATAACCACGGGCATCTTGCGAAAGATATTATGAGCAAGTTCAGTAAAGCAATGTTTCCTGAAGATCGTTGGAGAGAATCTATTTTGACCGCAATTGCCAACCATGACATCGGCTGGTCCTCCTTCGATCGTCAGCCTTTTTGGAATGATGAGAAATTAGCTCCCTATCGTTTCACAGACTTTCCTTTATTACCTAAAATCGTACTATACAAGCAGGGTATCGACTGTGTGGAGACGATGGATCCCTATGCTGCAATGCTTTGCAGTTTTCATTACGAGCAGTTTATAGAAAACAACGAAGAGAGAGAAGCCAAACAATTCGTCGAACAAGAACACAAACGCCGTGAACGATTAGCTAGCCAGGTAGAAGGTTTTAACCATATACTATTTGAAAAGCATTATGCTCTACTGCAATTGGGAGATAATTTCTCTTTATATTGTTGCGTGAATGATCCAGGTGTAACTAAAGAGCACGAACATATCTTTTTCCAAAACGGCATCCCGTCACCAAGCGTATTCCCCGAACTACCCAGCGGCAGAATACCAATACATTTCGCAGATGAACATTCCATTCGCGTAGAACATTTCCCTTTCACAGAGGGCTTTTCTGTTGAATATATACAACGGGTGATTCGCAAAGACACGATTGCTGAAGTAGGCCTGCAAGCTGTGTATGATCAGGCAAACGAAGAACGCATAACGCTGCATTTTTGTTAG
- a CDS encoding MFS transporter — protein MLKPTIIAISMATVMAGAAISPALGLIAANFPDADPVLIKLILTAPSLFIIPFTFISSYLTSKIAKRTIVLIGLSIYVIAGVGAQFTNTIEMLLAFRFVLGAGVGLVMPLGITLISDHFRGREQVKMMGYNSAFSNFGGILTMMLAGYLAAISWRAPFNVYLMGVVIIILVYFFLPKDQPMKRDRQATKLKLPLAVFGYALASAGVMLVYYSVATNMALYLEQSNIGGAGLAGTVISFTTVGGMVTSLTLIQLQDTLKSYIMPLSLLVMGIAFVGLSFSHSVPIILACTCMVGFGQGILFPIINVKALNLVNPLYSDRVIATVSSAIYVGQFSSPLVLDGIARLAGLPAIRFQYFIIGGALGVTVLLMLVYRFVTKEKTVEAQM, from the coding sequence ATGTTGAAGCCGACTATTATTGCTATTTCCATGGCGACCGTGATGGCAGGAGCAGCGATATCTCCAGCACTTGGATTAATCGCTGCCAATTTTCCGGATGCCGATCCTGTGCTGATTAAGTTAATTTTAACTGCACCTTCTTTATTCATTATACCGTTCACATTCATTTCTAGCTATTTGACATCCAAAATAGCGAAACGGACAATTGTGTTAATCGGTTTATCTATTTATGTTATAGCAGGGGTAGGCGCACAATTCACGAATACAATTGAAATGTTGCTTGCGTTTCGTTTCGTGCTTGGTGCAGGAGTTGGACTCGTTATGCCGCTTGGGATCACGCTGATTAGTGACCATTTTAGAGGTAGAGAACAAGTGAAAATGATGGGATATAACTCGGCATTTAGTAACTTTGGTGGAATTTTAACGATGATGTTAGCCGGTTATTTGGCGGCTATTAGTTGGAGAGCGCCTTTTAATGTATATTTAATGGGTGTTGTAATCATTATTCTAGTCTATTTTTTCTTGCCGAAAGATCAACCGATGAAAAGAGACCGTCAAGCGACGAAATTAAAGCTTCCTCTTGCTGTTTTCGGTTATGCACTTGCATCAGCAGGTGTCATGCTCGTTTATTATTCGGTAGCGACTAATATGGCGCTATATCTTGAACAGAGTAACATTGGTGGAGCTGGATTAGCAGGTACAGTGATATCGTTTACGACTGTCGGAGGGATGGTTACAAGTTTAACGTTAATCCAATTACAAGACACGTTGAAGTCGTATATTATGCCTCTTAGTTTATTAGTGATGGGGATAGCGTTTGTGGGGTTATCATTTAGTCATTCTGTGCCAATTATTTTGGCTTGTACATGCATGGTAGGTTTTGGTCAGGGGATCTTGTTCCCAATTATTAATGTGAAAGCGTTAAACTTAGTAAATCCTTTGTATAGTGATCGTGTTATAGCTACCGTATCTAGTGCTATATACGTCGGTCAATTTAGCTCACCACTCGTTTTAGATGGGATCGCTAGACTTGCAGGATTACCAGCCATTCGCTTCCAGTACTTTATTATTGGTGGCGCACTAGGAGTAACCGTGCTTTTAAT